From the genome of Perca fluviatilis chromosome 1, GENO_Pfluv_1.0, whole genome shotgun sequence, one region includes:
- the LOC120559619 gene encoding B-cell receptor CD22-like isoform X4: MYVIYLQACFIISELTHREMRGAAWSLTAAASGLVVLLLTVPVIQSQNGWGVTYTSTQICALKGSTVEIRCSYRYPSTNGDGVKEAFWFTKESNNVYVDLKMDLEYSDRVQFDCKKKGVQYHSENKDCTLRISDLRQSDSAVYKFRFRTDDSTGKYTGLPGVTLLVADPQLQVHVRRSTVRSHQQPTWTELTCHNKCQLPDHYSYIWYKNGQKFGDKKVYFHLDLFNPADNYSCAVSKYEMFPSPSVYVKLPSVSVSPSGDLMEGSSVNVTCSSDANPAANYSWYKNNLVSERLSEGPQLIFSSIQSSDSGQYYCTAENMLGRTSANISINVKYGPKRASVSVSPPAEIVDGSSVTLTCSSDANPAANYTWYKENEDSPKASGQIFTITDIRAEHSGNYYCEAQNRRGRQNSTLHLTVVAVFPETWKSVIIGTIPAVFLVVVWLSIFLLIRKKRTSKQLPEPGDGSDNREQVSKENNSVQRSGMNFTTPVSTSPRTRQTLYTPTSDQLDSANMRGKKKKKKKTTTKWSMLLSNLTVPVLRREPEVRKQGRIQMHATVQSTKLLNLTENSSISFF, translated from the exons ATGTACGTTATTTACCTGCAGGcatgttttattatttctgaACTTACACACAGAGAAATGAGAGGAGCAGCTTGGAGTTTAACTGCAGCAGCGAGTGGATTGGTCGTCCTTCTCCTCACTGTACCAG TGATACAGAGTCAGAATGGCTGGGGAGTGACTTACACCTCTACTCAGATCTGTGCCTTAAAGGGATCAACAGTGGAAATACGCTGCAGCTACAGATACCCATCCACCAATGGTGATGGAGTTAAGGAAGCATTTTGGTTTACAAAAGAGAGTAATAATGTTTATGTGGATCTGAAAATGGACCTGGAGTATTCAGATCGTGTGCAGtttgactgtaaaaaaaaaggtgtgcaGTATCACTCTGAAAACAAGGACTGCACTCTGAGAATCTCAGACCTGAGACAGAGCGACTCAGCTGTGTACAAGTTCAGGTTCAGAACAGACGATTCAACAGGGAAATATACTGGTTTACCTGGAGTCACTCTGTTGGTAGCAG ATCCACAGCTCCAGGTACATGTGAGGAGATCAACAGTCAGATCCCACCAACAGCCTACCTGGACAGAACTGACATGTCATAACAAGTGTCAGCTGCCTGATCATTATTCCTACATCTGGTACAAGAACGGCCAGAAATTTGGAGATAAAAAAGTTTACTTTCATCTAGACCTATTTAATCCTGCAGACAACTATTCGTGtgctgtatcaaaatatgagatGTTCCCCTCTCCTTCAGTGT ATGTAAAGCTTCCCTCCGTATCAGTGAGTCCTTCTGGTGATTTAATGGAGGGAAGTTCAGTAAATGTGACTtgtagcagtgatgctaacccagcagctaACTACAGCTGGTACAAGAATAATCTAGTTTCCGAACGCCTCAGTGAAGGACCACAGCTCATCTTCAGCTCCATCCAGTCCTCTGACTCTGGACAGTATTACTGTACAGCTGAGAACATGCTGGGGAGGACATCAGCAAACATCTCTATTAATGTCAAAT ATGGTCCAAAGCGTgcctctgtgtcagtgagtcccCCTGCTGAGATAGTGGATGGCAGTTCAGTGACtctgacctgtagcagtgatgctaacccagcagctaACTACACCTG GTACAAGGAGAATGAAGACTCACCAAAAGCATCAGGACAGATCTTCACCATCACTGACATCAGAGCTGAACACAGTGGGAATTATTACTGTGAAGCGCAGAACAGAAGAGGACGTCAGAACTCCACCTTACATCTGACTGTTGTAGCAG TTTTCCCAGAAACATGGAAATCTGTCATCATTGGAACAATCCCTGCTGTTTTCCTGGTTGTCGTGTGGCTCTCTATCTTCCTACTCATAAG AAAAAAGAGAACCTCCAAGCAATTACCCGAGCCTGGAGATGGATCAGACAACAGGGAACAGGTGAGCAAGGAGAACAATTCAGT TCAGAGGAGCGGGATGAACTTCACTACGCCAGTATCCACTTCTCCACGAACCAGACAGACCCTGTATACTCCAACATCAGACCAGCTGGACTCCGCAAACATGAGgggcaagaagaagaagaagaagaagacaacgACAAAGTGGAGTATGCTGCTGTCAAATTTAACAGTGCCAGTACTCCGCCGAG AACCAGAGGTCAGGAAACAGGGGAGGATCCAGATGCATGCTACAGTACAGTCAACAAAACTGCTGAATTTAACAGAAAACTCTAGTATTTCCTTTTTCTGA
- the LOC120559619 gene encoding B-cell receptor CD22-like isoform X2 — protein MYVIYLQACFIISELTHREMRGAAWSLTAAASGLVVLLLTVPVIQSQNGWGVTYTSTQICALKGSTVEIRCSYRYPSTNGDGVKEAFWFTKESNNVYVDLKMDLEYSDRVQFDCKKKGVQYHSENKDCTLRISDLRQSDSAVYKFRFRTDDSTGKYTGLPGVTLLVADPQLQVHVRRSTVRSHQQPTWTELTCHNKCQLPDHYSYIWYKNGQKFGDKKVYFHLDLFNPADNYSCAVSKYEMFPSPSVYVKLPSVSVSPSGDLMEGSSVNVTCSSDANPAANYSWYKNNLVSERLSEGPQLIFSSIQSSDSGQYYCTAENMLGRTSANISINVKYGPKRASVSVSPPAEIVDGSSVTLTCSSDANPAANYTWYKENQTLLQGPERNYYFTSISSEDRGNYHCKSENQYGLIYSSSLSIDVQYGPKLPSVSVSPSAEIVEGSSVNLTCSSDANPAANYTWYKENEDSPKASGQIFTITDIRAEHSGNYYCEAQNRRGRQNSTLHLTVVAVFPETWKSVIIGTIPAVFLVVVWLSIFLLIRKKRTSKQLPEPGDGSDNREQSEERDELHYASIHFSTNQTDPVYSNIRPAGLRKHEGQEEEEEEDNDKVEYAAVKFNSASTPPRTRGQETGEDPDACYSTVNKTAEFNRKL, from the exons ATGTACGTTATTTACCTGCAGGcatgttttattatttctgaACTTACACACAGAGAAATGAGAGGAGCAGCTTGGAGTTTAACTGCAGCAGCGAGTGGATTGGTCGTCCTTCTCCTCACTGTACCAG TGATACAGAGTCAGAATGGCTGGGGAGTGACTTACACCTCTACTCAGATCTGTGCCTTAAAGGGATCAACAGTGGAAATACGCTGCAGCTACAGATACCCATCCACCAATGGTGATGGAGTTAAGGAAGCATTTTGGTTTACAAAAGAGAGTAATAATGTTTATGTGGATCTGAAAATGGACCTGGAGTATTCAGATCGTGTGCAGtttgactgtaaaaaaaaaggtgtgcaGTATCACTCTGAAAACAAGGACTGCACTCTGAGAATCTCAGACCTGAGACAGAGCGACTCAGCTGTGTACAAGTTCAGGTTCAGAACAGACGATTCAACAGGGAAATATACTGGTTTACCTGGAGTCACTCTGTTGGTAGCAG ATCCACAGCTCCAGGTACATGTGAGGAGATCAACAGTCAGATCCCACCAACAGCCTACCTGGACAGAACTGACATGTCATAACAAGTGTCAGCTGCCTGATCATTATTCCTACATCTGGTACAAGAACGGCCAGAAATTTGGAGATAAAAAAGTTTACTTTCATCTAGACCTATTTAATCCTGCAGACAACTATTCGTGtgctgtatcaaaatatgagatGTTCCCCTCTCCTTCAGTGT ATGTAAAGCTTCCCTCCGTATCAGTGAGTCCTTCTGGTGATTTAATGGAGGGAAGTTCAGTAAATGTGACTtgtagcagtgatgctaacccagcagctaACTACAGCTGGTACAAGAATAATCTAGTTTCCGAACGCCTCAGTGAAGGACCACAGCTCATCTTCAGCTCCATCCAGTCCTCTGACTCTGGACAGTATTACTGTACAGCTGAGAACATGCTGGGGAGGACATCAGCAAACATCTCTATTAATGTCAAAT ATGGTCCAAAGCGTgcctctgtgtcagtgagtcccCCTGCTGAGATAGTGGATGGCAGTTCAGTGACtctgacctgtagcagtgatgctaacccagcagctaACTACACCTGGTACAAGGAGAACCAAACACTGCTTCAAGGACCGGAAAGAAATTACTATTTCACCTCCATCAGCTCTGAGGACAGAGGCAACTACCACTGCAAGTCTGAGAATCAATATGGACTGATTTACTCCTCATCTCTATCTATAGATGTGCAGT ATGGTCCAAAGcttccctctgtgtcagtgagtccctctgctgagatagtggagggcagttcagtgaatctgacctgtagcagtgatgctaacccagcagctaACTACACCTGGTACAAGGAGAATGAAGACTCACCAAAAGCATCAGGACAGATCTTCACCATCACTGACATCAGAGCTGAACACAGTGGGAATTATTACTGTGAAGCGCAGAACAGAAGAGGACGTCAGAACTCCACCTTACATCTGACTGTTGTAGCAG TTTTCCCAGAAACATGGAAATCTGTCATCATTGGAACAATCCCTGCTGTTTTCCTGGTTGTCGTGTGGCTCTCTATCTTCCTACTCATAAG AAAAAAGAGAACCTCCAAGCAATTACCCGAGCCTGGAGATGGATCAGACAACAGGGAACAG TCAGAGGAGCGGGATGAACTTCACTACGCCAGTATCCACTTCTCCACGAACCAGACAGACCCTGTATACTCCAACATCAGACCAGCTGGACTCCGCAAACATGAGgggcaagaagaagaagaagaagaagacaacgACAAAGTGGAGTATGCTGCTGTCAAATTTAACAGTGCCAGTACTCCGCCGAG AACCAGAGGTCAGGAAACAGGGGAGGATCCAGATGCATGCTACAGTACAGTCAACAAAACTGCTGAATTTAACAGAAAACTCTAG
- the LOC120559619 gene encoding B-cell receptor CD22-like isoform X3, with product MYVIYLQACFIISELTHREMRGAAWSLTAAASGLVVLLLTVPVIQSQNGWGVTYTSTQICALKGSTVEIRCSYRYPSTNGDGVKEAFWFTKESNNVYVDLKMDLEYSDRVQFDCKKKGVQYHSENKDCTLRISDLRQSDSAVYKFRFRTDDSTGKYTGLPGVTLLVADPQLQVHVRRSTVRSHQQPTWTELTCHNKCQLPDHYSYIWYKNGQKFGDKKVYFHLDLFNPADNYSCAVSKYEMFPSPSVYVKLPSVSVSPSGDLMEGSSVNVTCSSDANPAANYSWYKNNLVSERLSEGPQLIFSSIQSSDSGQYYCTAENMLGRTSANISINVKYGPKLPSVSVSPSAEIVEGSSVNLTCSSDANPAANYTWYKENEDSPKASGQIFTITDIRAEHSGNYYCEAQNRRGRQNSTLHLTVVAVFPETWKSVIIGTIPAVFLVVVWLSIFLLIRKKRTSKQLPEPGDGSDNREQVSKENNSVQRSGMNFTTPVSTSPRTRQTLYTPTSDQLDSANMRGKKKKKKKTTTKWSMLLSNLTVPVLRREPEVRKQGRIQMHATVQSTKLLNLTENSSISFF from the exons ATGTACGTTATTTACCTGCAGGcatgttttattatttctgaACTTACACACAGAGAAATGAGAGGAGCAGCTTGGAGTTTAACTGCAGCAGCGAGTGGATTGGTCGTCCTTCTCCTCACTGTACCAG TGATACAGAGTCAGAATGGCTGGGGAGTGACTTACACCTCTACTCAGATCTGTGCCTTAAAGGGATCAACAGTGGAAATACGCTGCAGCTACAGATACCCATCCACCAATGGTGATGGAGTTAAGGAAGCATTTTGGTTTACAAAAGAGAGTAATAATGTTTATGTGGATCTGAAAATGGACCTGGAGTATTCAGATCGTGTGCAGtttgactgtaaaaaaaaaggtgtgcaGTATCACTCTGAAAACAAGGACTGCACTCTGAGAATCTCAGACCTGAGACAGAGCGACTCAGCTGTGTACAAGTTCAGGTTCAGAACAGACGATTCAACAGGGAAATATACTGGTTTACCTGGAGTCACTCTGTTGGTAGCAG ATCCACAGCTCCAGGTACATGTGAGGAGATCAACAGTCAGATCCCACCAACAGCCTACCTGGACAGAACTGACATGTCATAACAAGTGTCAGCTGCCTGATCATTATTCCTACATCTGGTACAAGAACGGCCAGAAATTTGGAGATAAAAAAGTTTACTTTCATCTAGACCTATTTAATCCTGCAGACAACTATTCGTGtgctgtatcaaaatatgagatGTTCCCCTCTCCTTCAGTGT ATGTAAAGCTTCCCTCCGTATCAGTGAGTCCTTCTGGTGATTTAATGGAGGGAAGTTCAGTAAATGTGACTtgtagcagtgatgctaacccagcagctaACTACAGCTGGTACAAGAATAATCTAGTTTCCGAACGCCTCAGTGAAGGACCACAGCTCATCTTCAGCTCCATCCAGTCCTCTGACTCTGGACAGTATTACTGTACAGCTGAGAACATGCTGGGGAGGACATCAGCAAACATCTCTATTAATGTCAAAT ATGGTCCAAAGcttccctctgtgtcagtgagtccctctgctgagatagtggagggcagttcagtgaatctgacctgtagcagtgatgctaacccagcagctaACTACACCTGGTACAAGGAGAATGAAGACTCACCAAAAGCATCAGGACAGATCTTCACCATCACTGACATCAGAGCTGAACACAGTGGGAATTATTACTGTGAAGCGCAGAACAGAAGAGGACGTCAGAACTCCACCTTACATCTGACTGTTGTAGCAG TTTTCCCAGAAACATGGAAATCTGTCATCATTGGAACAATCCCTGCTGTTTTCCTGGTTGTCGTGTGGCTCTCTATCTTCCTACTCATAAG AAAAAAGAGAACCTCCAAGCAATTACCCGAGCCTGGAGATGGATCAGACAACAGGGAACAGGTGAGCAAGGAGAACAATTCAGT TCAGAGGAGCGGGATGAACTTCACTACGCCAGTATCCACTTCTCCACGAACCAGACAGACCCTGTATACTCCAACATCAGACCAGCTGGACTCCGCAAACATGAGgggcaagaagaagaagaagaagaagacaacgACAAAGTGGAGTATGCTGCTGTCAAATTTAACAGTGCCAGTACTCCGCCGAG AACCAGAGGTCAGGAAACAGGGGAGGATCCAGATGCATGCTACAGTACAGTCAACAAAACTGCTGAATTTAACAGAAAACTCTAGTATTTCCTTTTTCTGA
- the LOC120559619 gene encoding hemicentin-1-like isoform X1 encodes MYVIYLQACFIISELTHREMRGAAWSLTAAASGLVVLLLTVPVIQSQNGWGVTYTSTQICALKGSTVEIRCSYRYPSTNGDGVKEAFWFTKESNNVYVDLKMDLEYSDRVQFDCKKKGVQYHSENKDCTLRISDLRQSDSAVYKFRFRTDDSTGKYTGLPGVTLLVADPQLQVHVRRSTVRSHQQPTWTELTCHNKCQLPDHYSYIWYKNGQKFGDKKVYFHLDLFNPADNYSCAVSKYEMFPSPSVYVKLPSVSVSPSGDLMEGSSVNVTCSSDANPAANYSWYKNNLVSERLSEGPQLIFSSIQSSDSGQYYCTAENMLGRTSANISINVKYGPKRASVSVSPPAEIVDGSSVTLTCSSDANPAANYTWYKENQTLLQGPERNYYFTSISSEDRGNYHCKSENQYGLIYSSSLSIDVQYGPKLPSVSVSPSAEIVEGSSVNLTCSSDANPAANYTWYKENEDSPKASGQIFTITDIRAEHSGNYYCEAQNRRGRQNSTLHLTVVAVFPETWKSVIIGTIPAVFLVVVWLSIFLLIRKKRTSKQLPEPGDGSDNREQVSKENNSVQRSGMNFTTPVSTSPRTRQTLYTPTSDQLDSANMRGKKKKKKKTTTKWSMLLSNLTVPVLRREPEVRKQGRIQMHATVQSTKLLNLTENSSISFF; translated from the exons ATGTACGTTATTTACCTGCAGGcatgttttattatttctgaACTTACACACAGAGAAATGAGAGGAGCAGCTTGGAGTTTAACTGCAGCAGCGAGTGGATTGGTCGTCCTTCTCCTCACTGTACCAG TGATACAGAGTCAGAATGGCTGGGGAGTGACTTACACCTCTACTCAGATCTGTGCCTTAAAGGGATCAACAGTGGAAATACGCTGCAGCTACAGATACCCATCCACCAATGGTGATGGAGTTAAGGAAGCATTTTGGTTTACAAAAGAGAGTAATAATGTTTATGTGGATCTGAAAATGGACCTGGAGTATTCAGATCGTGTGCAGtttgactgtaaaaaaaaaggtgtgcaGTATCACTCTGAAAACAAGGACTGCACTCTGAGAATCTCAGACCTGAGACAGAGCGACTCAGCTGTGTACAAGTTCAGGTTCAGAACAGACGATTCAACAGGGAAATATACTGGTTTACCTGGAGTCACTCTGTTGGTAGCAG ATCCACAGCTCCAGGTACATGTGAGGAGATCAACAGTCAGATCCCACCAACAGCCTACCTGGACAGAACTGACATGTCATAACAAGTGTCAGCTGCCTGATCATTATTCCTACATCTGGTACAAGAACGGCCAGAAATTTGGAGATAAAAAAGTTTACTTTCATCTAGACCTATTTAATCCTGCAGACAACTATTCGTGtgctgtatcaaaatatgagatGTTCCCCTCTCCTTCAGTGT ATGTAAAGCTTCCCTCCGTATCAGTGAGTCCTTCTGGTGATTTAATGGAGGGAAGTTCAGTAAATGTGACTtgtagcagtgatgctaacccagcagctaACTACAGCTGGTACAAGAATAATCTAGTTTCCGAACGCCTCAGTGAAGGACCACAGCTCATCTTCAGCTCCATCCAGTCCTCTGACTCTGGACAGTATTACTGTACAGCTGAGAACATGCTGGGGAGGACATCAGCAAACATCTCTATTAATGTCAAAT ATGGTCCAAAGCGTgcctctgtgtcagtgagtcccCCTGCTGAGATAGTGGATGGCAGTTCAGTGACtctgacctgtagcagtgatgctaacccagcagctaACTACACCTGGTACAAGGAGAACCAAACACTGCTTCAAGGACCGGAAAGAAATTACTATTTCACCTCCATCAGCTCTGAGGACAGAGGCAACTACCACTGCAAGTCTGAGAATCAATATGGACTGATTTACTCCTCATCTCTATCTATAGATGTGCAGT ATGGTCCAAAGcttccctctgtgtcagtgagtccctctgctgagatagtggagggcagttcagtgaatctgacctgtagcagtgatgctaacccagcagctaACTACACCTGGTACAAGGAGAATGAAGACTCACCAAAAGCATCAGGACAGATCTTCACCATCACTGACATCAGAGCTGAACACAGTGGGAATTATTACTGTGAAGCGCAGAACAGAAGAGGACGTCAGAACTCCACCTTACATCTGACTGTTGTAGCAG TTTTCCCAGAAACATGGAAATCTGTCATCATTGGAACAATCCCTGCTGTTTTCCTGGTTGTCGTGTGGCTCTCTATCTTCCTACTCATAAG AAAAAAGAGAACCTCCAAGCAATTACCCGAGCCTGGAGATGGATCAGACAACAGGGAACAGGTGAGCAAGGAGAACAATTCAGT TCAGAGGAGCGGGATGAACTTCACTACGCCAGTATCCACTTCTCCACGAACCAGACAGACCCTGTATACTCCAACATCAGACCAGCTGGACTCCGCAAACATGAGgggcaagaagaagaagaagaagaagacaacgACAAAGTGGAGTATGCTGCTGTCAAATTTAACAGTGCCAGTACTCCGCCGAG AACCAGAGGTCAGGAAACAGGGGAGGATCCAGATGCATGCTACAGTACAGTCAACAAAACTGCTGAATTTAACAGAAAACTCTAGTATTTCCTTTTTCTGA